CGGATGGAGGCCGCGCGGCTGTTCGCCCGGAAGGTGTCGCAGAACGAGGTGGCCCGCCAGGTGGGAGTGAGCGTGACCGCGGCGCATCGGTGGTTTCATGCGTGGCGGGCCCAGGGGCGACGGGGCCTAAAGGCCGCGGGGCGCGCGGGCCGCAAGCCGCGGCTGGACCGCGCCGCGCTGGCCAAGGTCGAGCGGGCGCTGCTGCAGGGAGCGCCGGCGCATGGCTTTGCCACGGATCTTTGGACCCTGCCGCGGGTGGCGACGCTCATAGCGCGGCAGACCGGGGTGCAGTTCCATCCGGGGCACGTCTGGTATCTGCTCCGGGCGTTGAACTGGTCGGTGCAGCGTCCCGTGCGCCAGGCCCAGGAACGCGACGAGGCAGCGATCGCGCAGTGGAAGCGTACGCGGTGGGTGCAGGTAAAAAAAACGCCCGGCGGCGCCGCGCCTGGCTCGTCTTCGAGGATGAAAGCGGCCTCTCGCACCACCCGGTCGTCCGCCGAACGTGGGCGCCGCGCGGCCAGCCGCCGATCCTGACCCATGTCGGCAGCAACTGGAAGCGTCTGTCGATCGCCGCCGCGCTGGCGTTTCGGTGGGATGGTCACCGGAGCCGCGTTTACTTCCAGACCCGCCCCGGCACCTACACCGACGAGCGCTTGATCACGTTCTTGCGCGCACTCAAGCGCCACTTCCGCCGCCGGCGGGTCATCCTGCTCTGGGACGGGTTGGCCGCGCACAAGAGCCGCCGGATGCGGGCGTACCTGGCCCGGCAACGGCCCTGGCTTCAGGTCGAACGCTTGCCGGCCTATGCGCCCGAGCTCAACCCGGTCGAGCAGATCTGGGGCAACGTCAAAGGGCGCGATCTCGCCAACCTGTGTCCAACCGAGGTTCTGGCGCTGCGCCGGCCGGTGCAGTGCGGCTTCGCGCGCGTTCGCCACGATCCCGACTTGGCCTTCAGCTTCCTTCGACATACGGGGCTGAGCGTCTAACGTGACTATTACAGTATTACACGAGAGTCATTAG
The genomic region above belongs to Gemmatimonadales bacterium and contains:
- a CDS encoding IS630 family transposase encodes the protein MEAYAVGAGKKNARRRRAWLVFEDESGLSHHPVVRRTWAPRGQPPILTHVGSNWKRLSIAAALAFRWDGHRSRVYFQTRPGTYTDERLITFLRALKRHFRRRRVILLWDGLAAHKSRRMRAYLARQRPWLQVERLPAYAPELNPVEQIWGNVKGRDLANLCPTEVLALRRPVQCGFARVRHDPDLAFSFLRHTGLSV